One Tripterygium wilfordii isolate XIE 37 chromosome 10, ASM1340144v1, whole genome shotgun sequence DNA segment encodes these proteins:
- the LOC120006878 gene encoding AP2-like ethylene-responsive transcription factor At1g16060 — MGKITQKNTTNPTTTKVKRTRKSVPRDSPPRRSSIYRGVTRHRWTGRYEAHLWDKNCWNESQSKKGRQVYLGAYNDEEAAARSYDLAALKYWGQDTILNFPSSNYEDELKEMEGQSKEEYIGSLRRKSSGFSRGVSKYRGVARHHHNGRWEARIGRVFGNKYLYLGTYATQEEAATAYDMAAIEYRGPNAVTNFDLSRYIKWLRPTKPNTDGHQESTNGDVNPASKPQDDGIGFNLLPLHQNPNSPKTTLQLPSRPTGGGSASSALGLLLQSSKYKEMLEKTSAPDSPSTPQDSGQPRRCFPEDIQTYFDCHDSGNYTDGGDDIFLGDLMNSFSSPIFRFELDA, encoded by the exons ATGGGGAAGATCACGCAGAAAAACACAACaaacccaacaacaacaaaggTGAAGAGGACTCGGAAAAGTGTGCCCAGAGACTCTCCTCCCCGTCGCAGCTCCATTTACAGAGGAGTCACAAG GCATCGATGGACCGGTCGTTATGAAGCTCATTTATGGGATAAGAATTGCTGGAATGAATCACAGAGCAAGAAAGGAAGACAAG TATATCTTG GTGCCTATAATGATGAAGAAGCAGCTGCCCGTTCTTATGACTTGGCAGCATTGAAGTACTGGGGACAGGACACTATCCTCAATTTTCct TCATCAAACTATGAAGACGAGCTCAAAGAGATGGAAGGTCAGTCCAAGGAAGAATACATTGGATCTTTGAGGAG AAAGAGCAGCGGATTTTCTCGAGGGGTTTCAAAATATAGAGGCGTAGCAAG GCATCACCATAATGGGAGATGGGAAGCTCGCATTGGGAGAGTTTTTGGGAACAAGTATCTCTACCTTGGAACATatg CCACCCAAGAAGAAGCGGCCACGGCATATGACATGGCAGCGATCGAGTACCGGGGACCTAACGCCGTCACAAACTTTGACCTGAGCCGTTACATTAAATGGTTACGCCCCACTAAACCTAACACCGACGGCCACCAAGAGTCCACTAACGGAGACGTTAATCCGGCCTCAAAACCTCAAGACGATGGGATCGGTTTTAACCTCTTGCCCCTCCATCAAAACCCGAATTCTCCCAAAACAACCCTACAGCTTCCATCAAGACCTACCGGCGGTGGCTCCGCCTCGTCGGCGCTAGGCCTTCTATTGCAGTCGTCGAAATACAAGGAAATGCTTGAGAAGACATCGGCGCCTGACTCCCCATCAACACCCCAGGATTCCGGCCAGCCACGCCGTTGCTTCCCTGAGGACATTCAGACCTACTTTGATTGTCACGATTCCGGCAACTACACCGACGGTGGTGACGACATTTTTCTGGGTGATTTAATGAATTCGTTTTCTTCGCCCATTTTTCGCTTTGAACTTGATGCatag